The proteins below come from a single Caldanaerobius fijiensis DSM 17918 genomic window:
- a CDS encoding AbrB/MazE/SpoVT family DNA-binding domain-containing protein, protein MKSTGVVRRVDELGRVVLPIELRRTMNINEKDALEIYVDGDSIILKKYEPACIFCGDAKGVINYKGKNICPNCIEELKNNFTK, encoded by the coding sequence ATGAAATCGACAGGTGTTGTAAGAAGAGTAGACGAGCTGGGCAGGGTGGTATTGCCTATAGAGCTCAGGAGAACGATGAATATAAATGAAAAAGATGCTCTTGAGATTTATGTTGATGGCGACAGTATCATTTTAAAGAAATACGAACCAGCTTGTATCTTTTGTGGCGATGCCAAAGGCGTTATAAATTATAAAGGGAAGAATATATGCCCTAACTGCATCGAAGAGTTAAAAAATAACTTTACGAAATAG
- a CDS encoding MtnX-like HAD-IB family phosphatase, with protein MRAYLLDFDGTTTVEDVGDGIIKNFAKDGWQEYVEQWIQRKITTEQCARGQWGLIDGPSDELYKYIDSREIDPYLMDFLQYCKRNGYVVRINSDGYDFYIERILKRYNLDLKGYYNHISWDGTQWRFNFPYADGQCKLCGNCKANNVKKFKDDGYEVVYVGDGYSDRCASEYADVVYAKDHLLEHCINNSIPHIPFKNFKDILENEIKRDNRLHSAE; from the coding sequence ATGAGAGCATATCTTTTGGATTTTGATGGCACAACGACTGTAGAAGACGTGGGCGATGGGATAATAAAAAATTTCGCCAAAGATGGATGGCAAGAGTATGTAGAACAATGGATACAGCGTAAAATAACCACAGAACAATGTGCCAGAGGCCAATGGGGATTGATAGATGGCCCATCTGATGAATTATATAAATATATTGATTCGCGGGAAATTGATCCTTATCTTATGGATTTTCTCCAATATTGTAAGCGAAATGGATATGTTGTACGTATAAACAGCGATGGTTATGACTTTTATATCGAGCGAATACTAAAAAGATACAATTTAGATTTAAAAGGCTATTATAATCACATATCCTGGGACGGTACTCAATGGCGTTTTAACTTTCCATATGCTGATGGCCAGTGTAAATTATGTGGCAACTGTAAAGCCAACAATGTAAAGAAATTTAAAGATGATGGTTATGAAGTAGTATATGTAGGCGACGGTTACTCAGACAGATGCGCCTCTGAATACGCTGATGTGGTCTATGCTAAGGACCATCTCTTAGAACATTGCATCAATAACAGCATCCCCCATATACCTTTTAAAAATTTTAAAGATATACTTGAAAATGAAATAAAACGAGATAATAGATTACATTCCGCCGAATAG
- a CDS encoding tRNA1(Val) (adenine(37)-N6)-methyltransferase — protein sequence MSECEIIDDIGYGLKIIQRQKGFKFGIDAVLLSHFTTVKKQDKIVDLGTGSGIIPLLLYGIHHGDITITGIEIQKVYAEMAQRSVKLNGLEGHIRIINADLKEAPDMLGCENFDVVVTNPPYRKASVGKVSPSDERAIARHELLCSLEDVIKASARLLKYSGRFAMVHLPERLPEIIFLLKKYRLEPKRLRLVYPYSQSPPNLLLIECVKGGKPQLNILPPLIVYRDDGHYTDEILNIYKE from the coding sequence ATGAGCGAATGTGAAATAATTGATGATATAGGTTATGGACTGAAAATAATACAGCGACAAAAAGGATTCAAATTTGGCATAGATGCTGTCCTGCTATCACATTTTACTACAGTAAAAAAGCAAGATAAAATCGTAGATTTAGGTACAGGATCGGGAATTATACCACTATTGTTGTACGGCATACACCATGGTGACATAACCATAACAGGGATAGAAATCCAGAAAGTTTATGCCGAGATGGCTCAAAGGAGTGTAAAACTCAATGGGCTGGAAGGACACATCAGGATTATAAACGCTGATTTAAAAGAAGCTCCCGATATGCTGGGCTGTGAAAACTTCGATGTGGTGGTCACAAATCCACCCTACAGAAAAGCCAGCGTAGGCAAAGTAAGCCCCTCAGATGAGCGTGCTATTGCAAGACACGAATTATTATGCTCCCTGGAGGATGTCATAAAAGCCTCAGCCAGACTTTTAAAATACAGTGGCAGATTTGCCATGGTCCACCTCCCGGAGCGGCTACCAGAAATAATATTCTTACTAAAAAAGTACAGGCTGGAACCCAAGCGGTTAAGGCTCGTCTATCCTTATAGCCAATCGCCCCCAAATCTTCTGCTCATAGAATGTGTAAAAGGCGGTAAACCCCAGTTGAATATATTGCCCCCATTGATAGTATATCGCGATGACGGCCATTATACCGATGAAATCTTGAATATATATAAAGAATAG
- a CDS encoding TatD family hydrolase, translated as MLVDIHAHVDDSAYDQDREQVIERIRENDMIVINSASDVPSIATTLELAEKYDFIYATLGVHPYEAAQVNEKELERMDQLLSHPRVVGVGEIGLDYHMEELDKKLQQKAFIDQLELANKHGMPVVIHDRDAHKDTLDILKSHMKVTGIMHCFSGSYEMAKQCIDMGMYISIGGVLTFKNAKKTVEVIEKIPLERVLTETDCPYLTPEPFRGTRNEPVYTRYVVQKIADIKGMEYDEVMRIVYENVKRVFAKIR; from the coding sequence ATGCTCGTAGATATTCATGCCCATGTTGATGACTCAGCATATGATCAGGATAGGGAGCAGGTGATAGAGAGGATAAGAGAAAACGACATGATCGTGATTAATTCTGCATCAGATGTTCCCTCTATCGCGACCACACTGGAGCTGGCAGAAAAGTACGATTTTATATATGCCACATTGGGTGTGCATCCTTATGAAGCTGCACAGGTGAACGAGAAAGAGCTGGAAAGAATGGATCAATTGCTCTCACATCCAAGGGTTGTTGGGGTGGGAGAAATAGGCCTTGATTATCATATGGAAGAGCTGGACAAAAAATTGCAGCAAAAGGCCTTCATAGATCAGCTGGAGCTGGCCAATAAGCACGGAATGCCTGTGGTCATCCACGATAGGGATGCCCATAAAGACACCCTGGATATATTGAAAAGCCATATGAAAGTAACAGGTATCATGCATTGCTTTTCAGGAAGTTATGAGATGGCAAAACAATGCATCGATATGGGTATGTATATATCCATTGGAGGAGTGCTGACTTTTAAAAACGCTAAAAAGACGGTGGAAGTGATTGAAAAGATACCTTTAGAGCGCGTTCTTACTGAGACGGACTGTCCTTATCTGACGCCAGAGCCCTTCAGGGGCACTCGCAATGAACCTGTCTACACGAGATATGTGGTGCAGAAAATTGCAGATATAAAGGGAATGGAATACGACGAAGTGATGCGAATTGTCTACGAAAACGTAAAGAGGGTTTTTGCAAAGATAAGATAA
- a CDS encoding sugar phosphate isomerase/epimerase family protein, which translates to MPMIPVAVQLYSVRDKTANDFLGTLKKVAEIGYAGVEFAGFGDIKAEELKAELDKLGLKAVSSHVAIEMLEKDLDSIIQYHKTIGCSYIVCPFSAPDRRNTKEKCVEFAKKLDEIGAKLKEHGISFGYHNHNFEFEKFDDEYILDIFFANSSPENVLVELDTFWVTAAGVDPIAYIKKYGKRCRLVHLKDMAPNAHEIFEQFKKGEKPSNSPFAEVGYGTMDIKAIIQASEEVGADWFIVEQDMSNRDTLESITMSYNYLKSIGKA; encoded by the coding sequence ATGCCTATGATACCGGTAGCTGTTCAACTATATTCAGTGAGAGATAAAACAGCCAATGATTTTTTGGGAACTCTTAAAAAAGTAGCAGAAATAGGTTACGCTGGTGTAGAGTTTGCAGGTTTTGGCGATATAAAAGCCGAGGAATTAAAGGCAGAGCTGGACAAACTGGGCTTAAAAGCCGTCAGCAGCCACGTAGCCATTGAAATGTTAGAAAAGGATTTAGATAGCATCATTCAATACCATAAGACCATCGGATGTTCTTACATAGTATGTCCTTTTTCTGCCCCAGATAGGCGAAACACAAAAGAAAAATGTGTAGAATTCGCAAAAAAGCTGGACGAAATAGGAGCAAAATTGAAAGAGCACGGAATATCATTTGGATATCATAACCACAACTTTGAATTTGAGAAATTTGACGATGAATACATCCTGGACATATTCTTTGCTAATAGTTCACCCGAAAACGTGCTCGTCGAACTAGACACCTTCTGGGTAACCGCCGCAGGAGTAGACCCTATAGCCTACATTAAAAAATATGGAAAGCGCTGTCGCCTTGTGCACTTAAAAGACATGGCCCCCAATGCCCATGAGATTTTCGAACAGTTCAAAAAAGGCGAAAAGCCCTCTAATAGCCCCTTTGCTGAAGTTGGCTATGGAACTATGGACATAAAAGCCATCATACAGGCCAGCGAAGAAGTTGGCGCTGATTGGTTCATAGTAGAACAAGATATGAGCAACAGGGATACTTTAGAGAGTATAACCATGAGCTATAATTATCTAAAAAGCATAGGTAAAGCATGA
- a CDS encoding transporter permease translates to MIPLTPSHYIFILTIIAILIAMLFRKDILIPCLIGIFLIGLAATGNVVKAVQTIYRSLIISGEQLWSIILIIALVISMAEAIRDIGADYIMIKPILKYFKKPLVSYLLLGLFTMVVSLFLWASPALGLLSAMVVPVALKTGLSRMSTAMAINIFGFGIAMSGDFFIQGAPSITATSAGLPVTTFIKNSFLLWLTMSTVTALSSFVYIWILWKKGKTHEAHDESLDENDARIGKGSRFIAIFTPIAFFIDIALMVLLNLKGQASELLIGGTTVIIMILALIIRYEWQAFSKITDYIKEGFTSSIKIFAPVIVITGFFLLGNQDTSREILGKNAHGFLMDLSKNLSYIIPLNKYTAALIQIIIGAFTGLSGSGFAGLPLVGALARTFHDISHANISILAFIGQLSSIWVGTGTLVPWSVIPVSGLLKVDPFELVKNNLIPVLIGFIATFLVALLLV, encoded by the coding sequence ATGATTCCACTTACACCGAGTCACTATATATTCATTTTAACAATAATAGCCATATTAATAGCCATGTTGTTCAGAAAAGACATATTGATCCCTTGCCTTATAGGCATTTTTCTCATAGGTCTTGCTGCTACCGGAAATGTGGTAAAGGCCGTGCAAACCATATACAGAAGCCTTATCATATCCGGCGAACAACTCTGGAGCATAATCCTCATCATAGCATTGGTCATATCCATGGCTGAAGCCATAAGGGATATAGGTGCTGACTACATCATGATAAAGCCTATACTGAAATACTTTAAAAAGCCCCTGGTTTCCTATTTGCTGCTTGGTCTCTTTACCATGGTCGTTTCACTATTTTTATGGGCATCTCCTGCCCTCGGTTTACTTTCAGCGATGGTCGTACCTGTAGCTCTAAAAACAGGTCTATCCAGAATGAGCACAGCTATGGCTATAAATATCTTTGGCTTTGGCATTGCCATGTCAGGAGACTTCTTCATCCAGGGAGCGCCTTCCATAACAGCCACTTCAGCAGGATTGCCAGTCACGACCTTTATAAAAAATAGTTTCTTGTTGTGGCTTACCATGTCTACTGTCACAGCTCTATCATCTTTTGTATACATCTGGATTCTGTGGAAAAAAGGTAAAACCCACGAAGCCCACGATGAAAGCCTGGATGAAAATGACGCCAGAATAGGAAAAGGAAGTCGATTTATAGCTATATTTACTCCTATAGCGTTTTTTATTGATATAGCACTTATGGTATTGCTAAATCTTAAAGGTCAGGCTTCTGAATTACTGATAGGCGGCACAACAGTTATAATTATGATTCTGGCTCTTATCATCAGGTACGAGTGGCAGGCCTTCTCAAAAATAACAGATTACATAAAAGAGGGGTTTACATCAAGTATAAAGATATTTGCACCTGTGATAGTCATAACGGGTTTTTTTCTGCTCGGCAATCAGGATACGTCCAGGGAAATACTGGGTAAAAATGCTCATGGTTTCCTGATGGATCTGAGCAAAAATCTCTCTTACATAATACCATTAAACAAATACACTGCTGCCCTGATACAAATCATCATAGGCGCCTTTACAGGATTGTCAGGTTCAGGTTTTGCCGGCCTTCCACTGGTAGGAGCCCTGGCCCGGACATTCCACGATATATCCCATGCCAATATCAGTATACTGGCTTTTATAGGCCAGCTGTCCTCTATATGGGTAGGTACCGGTACTTTGGTACCTTGGAGTGTTATTCCTGTTTCAGGGTTGTTAAAGGTAGATCCCTTTGAACTGGTAAAAAACAACCTGATACCTGTCCTGATCGGGTTTATAGCTACTTTTCTCGTGGCTTTACTGCTGGTATAA
- a CDS encoding nucleoside recognition domain-containing protein, translating to MNGKIDQVVNAAITSSKDAVEVALGLIGIMSLWLGIMKIAEKEGLIHVLSRLIMPLIKRLFSDIPPGHPAIGAMVMNISANILGLGNAATPFGIKAMKLLQELNPRKDTATNAMCTFLIINTGCIQLLPTTIIAIRTAAGSKNPMEIISGVILTSTLSLISGIILVKFFERNGD from the coding sequence ATGAACGGAAAAATCGACCAGGTCGTAAACGCGGCTATTACATCCTCTAAAGATGCTGTCGAAGTGGCTTTAGGGTTAATCGGCATCATGTCCTTATGGCTGGGAATTATGAAAATAGCTGAAAAAGAAGGGCTTATTCACGTTTTGTCCCGGCTTATAATGCCATTAATAAAGCGTCTTTTTTCGGATATACCACCAGGCCATCCTGCTATCGGCGCCATGGTCATGAATATATCCGCTAACATCCTGGGCCTTGGCAATGCCGCTACCCCCTTTGGCATCAAAGCCATGAAACTGCTTCAGGAATTAAATCCTCGCAAGGATACAGCTACCAACGCTATGTGCACATTCCTCATCATAAATACAGGCTGTATACAGCTTTTGCCTACCACTATCATAGCTATCAGGACTGCCGCCGGTTCAAAAAACCCCATGGAGATTATAAGTGGGGTCATCTTAACCTCCACACTCTCGCTTATAAGCGGCATCATCTTAGTAAAATTTTTTGAAAGAAATGGGGATTAA
- the prfA gene encoding peptide chain release factor 1, whose translation MLDRLELIKKRYDELTKMISDPDIMQDMDKYKKLLKERSDLEGIALKYEEYKKVVDDINAANELLEETDDIDYKNMLKSEIEQLESDKERLESELKLLLLPKDPNDEKNVIVEIRAGAGGEEAALFAADLYRMYVMYAESKGWKIDVMNSNETDIGGYKEISFMVVGKGAYSRLKYESGVHRVQRVPTTEAGGRIHTSTATVAVLPEAEEVEVEINPNDIRIDVFRSSGHGGQSVNTTDSAVRITHLPTGMVVTCQDEKSQLKNKEKALKVLRARLYEMARREKEEQLASERRSMVGTGDRSERIRTYNFPQGRVTDHRINLTLYRLQSVLDGDLDEIIDALIAEDQKRMVAAEEDAKKTNRS comes from the coding sequence ATGTTAGATAGATTGGAATTGATTAAAAAAAGGTACGATGAGCTTACAAAAATGATAAGTGATCCTGACATCATGCAGGATATGGATAAATATAAAAAGCTTCTAAAAGAGCGCTCAGATTTAGAAGGTATTGCCTTAAAATATGAAGAATATAAAAAGGTAGTTGACGATATAAATGCGGCTAACGAGCTACTGGAAGAGACGGATGATATTGATTACAAAAATATGCTAAAATCAGAAATAGAGCAGCTTGAATCCGACAAAGAACGGTTAGAAAGCGAATTAAAGCTTTTGTTGCTGCCAAAAGATCCTAATGATGAGAAAAACGTCATCGTGGAGATAAGGGCTGGGGCTGGTGGCGAAGAAGCTGCTTTGTTTGCAGCAGATCTCTACAGGATGTATGTCATGTACGCTGAATCCAAGGGTTGGAAAATAGATGTGATGAATTCTAATGAGACAGATATCGGAGGATATAAAGAGATTTCGTTTATGGTTGTAGGCAAAGGCGCCTATTCCAGGTTGAAGTATGAAAGCGGTGTGCACAGGGTACAGAGGGTGCCTACTACAGAGGCTGGAGGCAGAATACACACATCCACGGCTACTGTGGCGGTTTTGCCTGAAGCTGAAGAAGTTGAAGTAGAGATAAATCCAAATGATATCAGGATTGATGTCTTTAGATCCTCGGGACATGGGGGTCAGAGCGTTAATACTACAGACTCGGCAGTAAGAATTACTCATTTGCCTACAGGTATGGTAGTTACCTGCCAGGATGAAAAATCTCAGCTAAAAAATAAAGAAAAGGCTCTAAAGGTGCTAAGAGCAAGGCTTTATGAAATGGCCAGAAGGGAAAAAGAGGAGCAACTGGCATCGGAGAGGCGGTCTATGGTGGGCACCGGGGACAGGAGCGAGCGTATACGAACATATAATTTCCCGCAAGGGAGGGTAACAGACCACAGGATAAACCTCACTTTATACCGGCTTCAAAGCGTGCTGGATGGAGATCTGGATGAAATAATCGATGCCCTTATAGCCGAAGATCAGAAGAGGATGGTCGCAGCAGAAGAAGATGCTAAAAAAACAAATAGAAGTTAA
- the metG gene encoding methionine--tRNA ligase translates to MAKTYYITTPIYYPSDKLHIGHSYTTVAADALARFKRLTGYDVWFLTGTDEHGQKIQRIAREKGVSPKEYVDGIVTWIKDLWKLLNVSYDQFIRTTDPQHISIVQNIFTRLYEKGDIYKSEYTGWYCTPCESFWTERQLVDGKCPDCGREVELVKEESYFFRLSKYGDKLLEYYREHPDFIQPESRLNEMVSFIKSGLEDLCVSRTSFDWGIPVPFDPKHVIYVWIDALSNYITALGYSTDHDDAYRKFWPADVHLVGKEIVRFHTIIWPAMLMALGEPLPKKVFGHGWLVLEGGKMSKSKGNVVDPWVLVEKYGVDAVRYYLLREIPFGSDGTYTNEALVKRINSDLANDLGNLVSRTVTMIEKYFDGRVPAPAQEEDIDNELKEMAVNLPALVEKYMDSLQISNALIEIFKLVDRCNKYIDETMPWVLAKDPAQKGRLATVLYNLAESIRYIGVLLTPYMPDTSPKIYAQLGVSPELTTWDSLKTWGALPQGTVVHRGEILFPRIEEKAEEKQQEASSKEGKKVIVEDEKKNEAEAKSDKIDYITIDDFAKLDLRVARVLKAERIQGADKLLKLELQVGDEVRQVVSGIAQYYTPEELIGKNLILVANLKPVRLKGVDSYGMILAASTDDKDRLVLVTVDGDIPTGSRVR, encoded by the coding sequence ATGGCAAAGACGTATTACATCACTACGCCTATATACTATCCCAGCGATAAGCTGCATATAGGACATTCCTATACGACGGTGGCAGCAGATGCGCTGGCCAGGTTTAAGAGGTTGACAGGTTATGATGTCTGGTTTTTAACGGGAACTGACGAACACGGCCAGAAGATTCAGAGGATAGCCAGAGAAAAAGGCGTTTCACCAAAAGAATATGTGGACGGCATAGTGACATGGATAAAGGATCTGTGGAAGCTGCTCAATGTCAGCTACGATCAGTTTATAAGGACGACAGATCCTCAACATATCTCCATTGTCCAGAATATATTTACGCGCCTGTATGAAAAAGGGGATATATACAAGAGCGAATACACCGGCTGGTATTGTACCCCATGCGAATCTTTCTGGACGGAGAGGCAGCTGGTGGATGGCAAGTGTCCTGATTGCGGCAGAGAGGTGGAGCTGGTAAAAGAAGAAAGCTACTTTTTCAGGTTGTCCAAATACGGTGATAAACTGCTAGAGTATTACAGGGAGCACCCTGACTTTATACAGCCAGAATCCAGGCTAAATGAGATGGTGAGTTTTATAAAGTCGGGGCTTGAGGATCTATGTGTTTCTAGAACTTCATTTGATTGGGGCATTCCTGTGCCTTTTGATCCAAAGCATGTGATTTACGTATGGATTGATGCTTTGAGCAATTATATTACCGCATTAGGCTACTCTACGGATCACGATGATGCTTACAGGAAGTTTTGGCCTGCCGATGTGCATCTGGTAGGAAAGGAGATCGTGAGGTTTCATACTATTATATGGCCTGCCATGCTCATGGCTTTAGGAGAGCCACTGCCTAAGAAGGTTTTTGGCCACGGATGGCTGGTGTTAGAAGGTGGCAAGATGTCCAAATCTAAAGGTAATGTGGTAGATCCATGGGTACTGGTAGAGAAATACGGTGTGGACGCAGTAAGGTATTACCTTTTAAGAGAGATACCTTTTGGCTCTGATGGAACCTACACCAATGAGGCTTTGGTAAAAAGAATAAACTCTGACCTGGCCAACGATCTGGGCAATCTGGTCAGCAGAACGGTTACGATGATAGAGAAGTATTTCGATGGCAGGGTGCCGGCGCCGGCGCAGGAGGAAGATATCGATAATGAACTAAAGGAGATGGCTGTTAACCTGCCTGCACTGGTAGAAAAGTACATGGATTCACTGCAGATAAGCAATGCCCTTATAGAGATATTTAAGCTGGTAGACAGGTGCAATAAGTACATCGATGAGACTATGCCGTGGGTGCTCGCCAAAGATCCGGCTCAAAAGGGAAGGCTTGCTACAGTGCTTTATAATCTAGCTGAGTCCATCAGATATATAGGCGTGTTGTTGACACCGTATATGCCTGATACATCACCCAAGATATATGCTCAGCTGGGTGTAAGTCCTGAATTGACTACATGGGATAGCCTGAAGACATGGGGAGCGTTGCCACAGGGCACCGTTGTCCACAGGGGTGAAATCTTATTCCCTAGGATAGAAGAAAAGGCCGAAGAGAAACAACAGGAGGCGTCAAGTAAAGAGGGTAAAAAGGTGATAGTTGAGGATGAAAAGAAAAATGAGGCAGAAGCAAAATCCGATAAGATCGATTATATAACCATCGATGATTTTGCAAAGTTAGATTTGAGGGTTGCCAGGGTGTTAAAAGCTGAGCGCATACAGGGAGCAGATAAACTGCTCAAGCTGGAGCTGCAGGTAGGCGACGAGGTAAGACAGGTGGTATCTGGTATTGCTCAATATTATACGCCGGAAGAGTTGATCGGAAAGAATCTGATACTTGTGGCCAATTTAAAACCTGTAAGATTGAAGGGCGTTGATTCTTATGGCATGATATTAGCCGCTTCCACTGACGACAAAGACAGGCTGGTGCTTGTGACGGTAGACGGCGATATTCCCACGGGGAGCAGGGTGAGGTAA
- a CDS encoding spore maturation protein, producing the protein MYVFQILSRWAVPFILSIIFFIGFIKKMPLYEIFIDGAREGFDTVIKIIPPLVAMFVAIGMFRASGAMDMIVKALSPITSIIGMPAELLPLALMRPLSGGASLGIVSDLLKNYGPDTIIGKMASIMYGSTETTIYVLTVYFGSIGIKNVRHALIAGLLTDLCSMVFAVLITHLISN; encoded by the coding sequence ATGTATGTCTTTCAAATTCTATCCCGATGGGCCGTTCCGTTTATACTATCTATCATATTTTTTATCGGCTTTATAAAAAAAATGCCCCTTTACGAAATATTTATTGACGGCGCAAGAGAAGGTTTTGATACTGTAATAAAAATAATACCACCCTTGGTAGCCATGTTTGTAGCCATAGGGATGTTCAGGGCCTCAGGGGCTATGGACATGATTGTAAAGGCACTGTCACCTATTACCTCCATAATTGGTATGCCTGCAGAACTGCTCCCATTAGCCCTCATGAGGCCACTTTCAGGTGGGGCCTCACTGGGAATCGTGTCAGACTTACTAAAAAATTATGGTCCGGATACCATTATTGGCAAAATGGCGTCCATCATGTACGGCTCTACAGAAACCACCATCTATGTGCTTACGGTTTATTTTGGCTCAATAGGAATAAAAAATGTACGCCACGCTCTCATCGCAGGTCTACTTACAGATCTTTGCAGTATGGTTTTTGCTGTACTCATCACCCATTTGATATCTAATTGA
- a CDS encoding papain-like cysteine protease family protein, producing the protein MYWVNLFMLMKGKKFICIVFTIIFLLSSISNVFADAYCDNVPIFIQAYDGLCWAVSASMVAAHYHDDVIDRTEDICWEIKKAYPAYGESLDDIIKGIQYGLKIPTESPVKPAKYQTYGVCSETAIKYQFNNNAPIVARIQPQGIGRHAVVLRYYIDGSSINEDKVGYNDPMDGSHLVKYTEFTKSWVDSIIFS; encoded by the coding sequence ATGTACTGGGTAAACTTATTTATGTTGATGAAGGGTAAAAAATTTATTTGTATTGTCTTTACAATAATTTTTTTACTTTCATCAATAAGTAACGTGTTTGCTGATGCGTATTGTGATAATGTACCTATATTTATACAAGCATATGATGGCCTTTGTTGGGCAGTCAGTGCTTCCATGGTAGCTGCACATTATCACGATGATGTAATTGATAGGACAGAAGATATTTGTTGGGAAATTAAAAAGGCTTATCCAGCATATGGAGAAAGTTTGGATGATATAATTAAAGGTATACAATACGGTCTAAAAATACCCACAGAATCTCCAGTAAAACCAGCAAAATATCAAACGTATGGAGTATGTAGCGAAACAGCAATTAAATATCAATTTAATAATAATGCTCCCATAGTGGCACGAATACAACCTCAAGGTATTGGTAGACATGCTGTAGTATTAAGGTATTATATCGATGGTTCATCAATAAATGAAGATAAAGTTGGTTATAATGATCCAATGGATGGTTCGCATTTAGTTAAATATACTGAATTCACAAAATCATGGGTTGATAGCATAATATTTTCTTAG
- the rsmI gene encoding 16S rRNA (cytidine(1402)-2'-O)-methyltransferase, with translation MSDYGILYLCPTPIGNLEDITIRALNILKNVDIIAAEDTRHTIKLLNHYNISKPLISYHEHNEKTRTDDIIQALKSKKSVALVSDAGMPLISDPGQELVNRAINEGIKVVPLPGPSAAFTALIASGMSTERFCFEGFLPENKKERRKKLDEIKSEKRTIILYESPHHLVKTLQDLLNSLGNRKITIARELTKVHEEFFRSTLEDAIQHFSGEVKGEFVLILDGNHESAEEKWNNLSIKDHINFYVSSGMSKMDAIKNVARDRNMPKSEVYRYAIDK, from the coding sequence ATGTCAGATTATGGCATACTTTATCTTTGCCCAACGCCCATAGGAAACCTTGAGGATATAACAATAAGGGCGCTAAACATCCTGAAAAACGTCGACATAATTGCAGCAGAGGATACCAGGCACACCATCAAACTTCTCAATCACTACAACATATCAAAACCCCTTATAAGCTATCATGAGCACAATGAAAAGACTAGAACAGATGATATCATTCAAGCCCTCAAAAGTAAAAAATCTGTAGCCCTGGTATCAGATGCCGGTATGCCCCTGATATCAGATCCAGGTCAGGAATTGGTAAACCGTGCAATTAATGAAGGTATCAAAGTAGTTCCTCTTCCTGGCCCTTCAGCCGCTTTCACTGCTCTCATAGCCTCAGGAATGTCTACAGAACGCTTCTGCTTTGAAGGTTTTTTACCTGAAAATAAAAAAGAGCGCAGAAAAAAACTGGATGAAATAAAATCAGAAAAGCGTACGATAATACTATACGAATCCCCCCATCACCTCGTAAAAACCCTGCAGGACCTTTTAAACTCCCTTGGTAACAGAAAAATTACCATAGCCCGGGAACTGACTAAGGTCCACGAAGAGTTTTTCCGTTCTACATTAGAAGATGCCATACAGCACTTCAGCGGCGAGGTGAAAGGAGAATTCGTCTTGATTCTTGATGGAAATCATGAATCAGCTGAAGAAAAATGGAATAATTTATCCATCAAAGATCATATAAATTTCTATGTGTCATCCGGTATGTCTAAAATGGATGCGATAAAAAATGTCGCCAGAGACAGAAATATGCCCAAAAGTGAAGTCTACAGATACGCTATCGACAAATAA